The genomic stretch CAGGCGCGCCACCGCCAGCGCCGCCTCGTTGCGGGCCTCGCGGGTGAGCTTCTCGTCCTCGGACAGCGCCAGGAAGTCGGAGATGATTTCGTCCGACGGCTCCTTCACCTGCTTCAGGCGGGTGACGAGCAGCGCGAACTTCGCGCGGCTGGCCTCGGCGCTCGTCTCCGACAGCTTGGCGAAGTGGGTGTTGGCCCAGCGCTCGTTGCCCACGCGCAGGTCCACCAGGCCCTGCTGGTAGTGCGCATAGGCGCCCGTGTCTTCCGGGAGGAAGCCCAGGTCCAGCGCGCCGAACACCTGCTCGTCAATCATCACCTCGTCGTGCGGCCGATCCGTCAGCGCCTTGAGCGTGTCCAGGGCGCGGGGCAGCACGTTGGGGTTGGAGCGCTCGCGCGCGATGCGGGCCAGGTACGAGGCCCCCGCGTGCGTCAGCCCCAGGTCGATGAGGCTGCGCGCGAGGAAGTACTGGCCCCAGGCGTAGTTCTCGTCCGTCTTGGGCGCGGCCTGAAGCCAGGCGTGGAGCGGACCGGCGGCGTCGCGCGGCTTGCCGTCGAAGTAGTCCTTGAGCGCCTTGTCGAAGACGGCCGGGTCCACCTTCTGCGGCGCGGGCGGCGGGGCTTCCGCGGCCGCCGCGGGGGCGTTCGCGGCGGGCTTGGCGGCGTCGGGCGCATCGGCCTTGGCGTCGGCGGGGGCCGGAGCCTTTCCTCCCGCCGGAGGCGTGCCCTGCGCGGGAGCGGGGGACGTGGGCTGCGCGGCGGCCGGAGACTGCGCGGCGGCGGGCGCTGGAGACACGAGGAGCGCGGCGCTGGTGAGCGCGGCGATGAGCGAGCGGGAGGTCATTCCGTGGCGCCGAAGTTGAACGCGGTTCCGAACTGGATGAGAGGCACCTGGATGACGCGCGTGGCGCCCGTGAAGACGGTGTTGTTCGTCACGTCCAGGCGCAGCGACAGCGTCTTGCCGGTGAAGAGGCGCAGGCCGAGCCCCACGTTGACGGCGGGCCGGAAGCCGCCGTCGCGGTCGAGCTTCACCACCGTGCCGCCGCCCAGCAGGAAGGCCTCGATGTGCAGCACCGACTCATTGAGGAAGGCCATCTTCCCGTAGAGCGGGCTCCAGATGAGGTCCGAGCCCACCATCCACTGGACCTGGTCCTGGAAGGCCGCGGCGTTGGGGGACGTGTTGAAGTCGCGCTCGAGCTGGCGGCGCAGGCTCGTCTGGAGGTTGTAGCTGTACGTGCCGCGCCCGACCTGCCACGCGAAGGTGTCAGTGAAGTGGTACGTGTACCCGACGGTGCCCACCAGGCCCTTGTAGTAGGCGTTGGCCGGCAGCACGCCGACGCCGAGCAGCAGCTCGTGGTGCATCCGGAATCGCCGCTCCTGGATGGCGGACACTGCGCCGGGATTCTCCAGCGCCTCGGCCTGCGCGCGGACGAGTCCGGGCGTCAGCAGCAAGAGGATGAGCAGGGCGTATCGCACGGTGGGGGCTTCCTGGGGGAGGACGGGAACGGACGCGCGGACTGAGGCCACGTCAGTAGCCGACCGAGTTGAAGAGGAACGGGTAGGTGATGATGACGACGCCACCCTTGGGGGAGGGGAACGTCCACGACTTCAGCTTGGAGAGGATGCAGGACTCGACGGAGGCATTGCGCAACGTGGAGGACTTCGTCTTGGCGGCCACCACGCGGCCGTTCGTGCCGATGGTCCACTCCAGCACCACCTTGCCCGCAAGACCCGGGTCCTTGAGCAGCGCGCGCTCATAGCAACCGTGCACCTCGTGCAGGTTGCTGTTGATGACGCGCGCCACCGCCTCTCGGTCCACCGTGCCCTGCGTGGAGGCGATGCTGCGGGCCGTGGCGCGGGTGACGGTGCCGCCCACCTTGCCCTTGCCCACGCCGCCCGCGCCCAGCGCGCCGATGCCGCCGCCGCCCTTGCCGCGCAAGAGCTCCGCGCCCAGCGTGGCGCCGCCGCCCTTGCCGCCGCCGCCCAACCCGAAGGTGCCCAGGCCGGCGTTGGCGATGGGCGCCTTCCCGATGAGGCCGGACAGCTTGTAGTTGGAGTTCTTCACGTTCTTGCTGCCGGGGCCACTGCCGAGCTTGTCCACGGCGGCGAGCAAATCGTTGGTGGCGGGCCCCGCGGCGGACAGCTTGGCCAGCGCCTTGAGCGCCTTGTTCTGCGGCGGCGCGGCGGCGGCCACCGCCTGCTCGGGCTGCTTCGGTGGCGGCGGCGTCTTTTCCACCGGCTTGGGCGGCGCCTTCTCCGCCACCTTCTCCTTGGTGGGCTTCTTCGCCTGCTCCTTGATGGCCTCCAGCTTCTTCTTGGCCTCTTCCTTCTTCTTCGGCTCGGGCGCGATGAGACGCAGCGCCACGGGCGGCAGGCTCTTCTGCTGGAAGTCCGCCACCTCTTGCCGGTGCGGCTTCATGACCAGGAACGCTGCCATGGCGGAGGCGAAGAGGCCCAGGCACGTCAGCGTCAGCCAGGGCAGGCCCTTGAGCGGGTTGACGAAGACGCGCGCGGGCTTGGGCGCGGCGTAGGCCACCAGGGACATCTGCCCCTGCGTCAGGCGCGCGGCGGTGCCCTCGCGCAGCGTGAGGAAGCGGCGGCTGCCGTCGGACTCCAGGGCCGCGCCGGTGACAGGGGTGAAGCGGCCGTCACCGCTGCTCTTCTCCACGTCGGTGCCCGGCGGCACGAAGAGGCGGAAGGCGTTGTTGAGCGGCTCGGCCAGCGTGAAGGGCGCGCCCTCCGGCAGCGTGAAGCCCCACAGGGGCATGGCCCCCTCGAGGTCCAGCGAGGCCTGCACCGGCTTCTTCTTGTCCGGCGCGAAGCGGCGCGCGTCGCGGCGGACGGCGCCCCAGTACAGCTCCAGGTAGAGCTGCGCGGTGCCCTTGCCGGGCGCGATGCGCGGCGCATGCGTGGGCCGCGTCAGCGTGCGCTGCTCCTCCAGCAGCGGCCCCGTGGGCTCCGGGAGCGGGTCGAGGGCGAGGTCCGCCATCAGCTCGTCCGCGAACTGCATGCCCGGGTTGGCCACGGGGGCCGGCTCTGGCGCGGCCCTGCGGCGGACCGAGGGCACCGTGCTCGCCGGTACGCCCACGGGAGCCTGCTGCGCTCCAGGCACGGGGATGAGGGCGGGCTGTGCCTGCGGGAGGCCATGTGCGTGGTCGCCAGCGGCGCGGACGGAGGCCTGCTGCGCCACGGGGGGAACCACGGCCACCGCGGGCACGGGTTGCGCCGGCGTGGGGAAGGCCACCTGCGTCGCCACGTGGACGGGAGGAACCGCGGCCACCTGCTGTGGCACGCGCGCAGCGGGCATGGTGGCGGACAGCGGCGGGACGCCCGTGGCCGGACGGAGCTGCCGCGCGGGCGCGGCGGAGGGCGGAGGGGCCGCGGGCGCGGCGGCCTGCGGCGGCGGCGCGGCGAACGGCGTGGGCGCCTGGGCCGCGCCGAGCAGCGCGGCGACCTCGGGCGGCGGCTGCGGCTTGGCCTCTTGCGGCTTCTGCGACAGCACGCGCGTCTTCAGGATGAAGGGGCCACAGAGGACCTCATCCACCGGCCGGATTTCACAAGCGGAGACGCGGTGGCCGTTGACGAAGAGCCCCGTGCTGGAGCCCGCGTCCTGCACCGCCGCGCGGCCGTTCTGGAAGTAGAGCAGGGCGTGCCGCGGCTCCACGGACGGGTCATCCAGGCGCAGGTCGGAGGATGGATCCGAGCCGAGCGCATAGGTGCCCGGGACGAACACCTCGGTGCCCACGAGGAGACCGTCGCGGAGGATGACGACTTGCAGGACGCTGGGCTGGCCGCTCAACGGTGACGCTCCATTCAAGGGCTGGGGGGCGGTGCTGCCCTAGGGGTCGTACACCGTGGAGAGCGTTTCGGAGCGGAAGCTCTCCCGCTCGCGGATCATCGACCGCGTCTTCAGTTCCTTGCGGTCATAGAGGTACACGGCTCCGGACTTGTTCGTCTGTCCCTGGATGAGCCGGTCATCGAAGTCGATGCGCGCCGGGCCTCGCTGCGGCAGCGCGCTGGAGGCGCCCGTGGCCGCATCGCCCGTCACGGGGTCCACTACGGCGGAGCCCTTGGTCTCGATTTTCGGCGGCGTCTTGGAGGCCGCCTTCTTGGCGGGCTTGGACTTCGCCTGGCGCGAGGTACGGCCACGGTTCTGGGCCCAGGCTTCGGCCGGAGCCGCCAGCGTACCGACGCCGAGGAGCTGGGCGACAGCCATGCAGAGGAGGAAGCGTCGCATCATCAACAGGTTAAGCGATGCGTGTACCGAGCTGTCAACGCACACTCCGGCGCGCGCATGTGACGCTGTGCGCGCCCAGGTGTAGAGGGCACTCCACCCCATGTGGGGCGCGTCCACCACGGTGAGGCGGGATGTTGCCGGGACGCTGGAAAGATGGCGTGCGGTGCTGCGTTTCGAGCTCGCCGGGCTGATGGGTAACCGAGACATGAATTCATCCCCGCACGGCGGGGGATGGGGGATGCTCCCGCGCGGATGCTACGGGCGCGGATGAGCAGGAACCGCAGGCGTGCGGTGCTGGCGGTGCTGAGCGTGACGATGGTCGCCACGGGCGTGGTGGTGCATCGGCTCCGTGAAACAGCCGCACCCGCTCCGGTATCCGCCGCCGCGCGTCCTGTCTTGTCGTCCGTGGGGCCTCGGCTCACGAGCAATGAGACATCTCAGCCGCTCTCCATCCAGGGGGAACGGCTGGTGCCGGGGCTGTCGCTGGCGCTGGGCCCTCCGCTGTCGCTGCGCCTGCCGTTGACGGTGGTGGATGACACGCACGCCTATGCGCGGCTGCCCGCGGGGCTCCGTCTGCCGGAGGATGCGCCGCAAGCGGTGGTGGAGGCGCGGCTCGTCGGGGCGGACGGCACCGAGTCGGAGGGCTCGGGGCGGCTCACGGTGGTGAATGACGCGGCCTTCACCGACCTGACGGTGATGGTGCCCGCGCCGGATGGACGGACGCTCTTCATCGCTTCGCCGCCCACCGACACGGTGTTCGCGCTGGAGGTCGACACCGGGCGCGTGTCGCGGCTGGCCACGGGAGACGGTCCCTCCGCGCTGGCGGCCTGGACGGATTCGGACGGCCGGCCCTGGCTGGGCGTAACGCACCGGTATCAGCCGGAGCTGTGGCTGTACGCGCTGGACGCGCTGGACGCCGCGCCTCGGGTGCTGCCCGCGCCGCTGGGGGCCGAAGGGCTGACCGTGGATGGCCGGGCCGGCGTGGCCTTCGTGGCCGAGCGTGTGCGGGACCAGGTGCAGGCGCTGTCACTGGCGGACGGGCGCGTGCGGTGGTCGGCGCCGGTGGACCCCAACCCCCGGGCGCTGGCGCGGTGGAAGGACCTGCTGGCGGTGGGCAGCCTCCAGACGGGGCAGTTGGAGTTGCTGCGGCAGGAGGATGGGGCGCTCGTCGCCGCGGTGGCGCCGGGCCCAGGGGTGTCCATTGTCGGGGGCAACACCGAGCGCTTCCGCGAGCAGGTGATGGGCGGCAAGGCGCCGCGCTTCCTGGTGGCGAGCGAGCGGCTGGGGCACGTCTTCATGTCGAGCCTGGGGCCGAACGTGGGGCCCAATCCCCAGCGCATGGAGGTGAGCGCGAACAGCGGTGTGTCGGTGGTGGAGCCCTCGCGGGGCACCTACGTGCGGCACCGGGGCTTCGGCGCGGGCGGCACGGAGGGGTTGGCGCTGGACGACGGCGCGGGACTTCTCTACGCGGCGGACGTGGGACTGGGGCTCGTGCGGGTGCTGGATGCGCGAGCGCTGGTGTCGGGGGACGCGCCCGCCCGGCGCGCGGTGCTCCAGGAGGTGACGGTGGCGCCGCCTGAAGGCACGCCGCGCATCCGTCCGCCGGAGGACTTCGGGGTCCGGGGCAGGGCGGGCGAGGCGCTCCATTCGGGCCCCAGCGCGCTGGCGCTGTCACCTGACGCGCGCACGCTGTATGTGCTGAACCGCTTCACCCGGACGGTGGCGGTGGTGGACGTGCGCGAGGCGAAGGCGGGCAAGACGCGGGTGGTGCGTCAGCTTCCGGTGGAGACATCTCGCGCGCAGGCCAAGCGCCGGCTGGGGCAGGTCCTCTACTACGCGGACCTGGGGCGCACGGGCATCACCTGTGACGGCTGCCACATCGAGGGCCATACGGGAGGCATCTTCTACGAGAAGACGCAGCCCAACCGCATCTACCGCTCCACGACGCTGCGAGGCAGCCGCGACACGCCGCCGTACTTCACTCCCGCCAGCCACATCAGCCTCGTGGACACGGTGCGCTTCGTGGGCGCGCGCAACCGCTTCCGCAACCCGGACCCGTCGCCGTCGGAGGTGGAGGCGCTGGCCCTCTTCAACGCGCTCATCGTCACCCCGCCCAACCCCCATCGCGGCGAGGATGGTGCCCCGCTGGAGACGGTGGCGTTGCCAGACGGAAGGGTGGGGCGGCCGGCGCGAGGCCGCGCGCTGTTCGAGGGCAAGGGCGCCTGTGCGACGTGTCACCCGGCGCCGCTCTATACGTTGGACCAGGACCTGGCCACGCGGGGCCGGTACCTCGAGGTCGGCACGCCGGTGGCGCTGCCGCTGAGACTGGAGCAACAGGACCTGGTGCCCGGCGCGGCGACGCCTTCCCTGGTAGGGGCGTGGGACGTGTGGCCCCTGCTGACGAGCGCCACCGCCGGTTACGGGGTGAAGGACAACCGGCTCGTGGTGGAGACGCGCTTCGCGCTGCGCGCGCTGCTGGAGACGTCCGGGCCCCAGCATGGCGATGCCCGCGCGCTCACGCCGGAAGAGTGCGATGACCTGTTGGCGTTCCTGCTCACGCTGTAGGCCGTCACCTGGCTGCCCATACCCGGAGGACACAGGGATTCACGGCGCCTCTGGGTGTCTCCGGCCCGTTCCACGGGGGGCCGAATTGTCGGTCCGTGCTGTGCCACTTGAGCGGTGCTTACAGGCTTCGTGTCACCAGCGCTTGCGTTGTCACCGGGGCCTAAGGTGTAGAATCGGACTGATGCGCGCCCTCACGCGGTCCGTCTGGCTCATTCCCGTGCTGTTGCTGTCGTGTTCCGACGCGGGCCTCTACGCGCTCAATGGCCGGGGCCCTGGCGGGAAGGACCGCGCCAGCTTCGCCGGTACCGTCTGCGTTCCGCTCGCGGGCGGCGAGGCCTTTCCCACGAAGGTGATTTTCGCGCTCCAGGGCGGCGAAGGCGTCGAGCGCGAGGTGGTGGGTTACGCGACCGAGGCGCTGTCCACGCTCTCCAGTCGCTTCTCCGGTCCCTTCGTCCACTTCGGCCTCGTCGCGTACCACACGGTGGCGACGGGCCTGCTGGGCAGCTTCTCGGATGCGTCCGACTTCCAGGCCGCTCTGCCGCGCTACGCCACCTACCAGGAGTCCGGCCCGGTGAGCGTCCGCGCCGCCCTGCGGCTGGCCAAGACGCTGCTGTCAGGCGACATGCAGACGTCCTGCCGCGGCGAGGTCGCCCGCACGCGCTACGTCATCGTCGTCGTGGTGCGCAGCCAGGACACCAGCTGCGCCAACCCGGCCTTCAACGTGGGGCTCGACTCGCGTTGCAGCGCGCTGGGCAACACGTCGGCGTGCAGCCAGTGTGAGCTCACCGCCGTCACCGGTGAAATCAAGGCGCTGGCCTCGCAGTTCAGCGCGGGCGAAGTGGTGGTGCAGCCCATCTACGTGCGCGGCGAGACGCCAGACCCCATCACCCGCCAGCACGTGGCCGCCATCGCCAACGCTGGCGGCACCGAGCCGCTGGAGACGGACGCGGCGGGCCTGTCGGGCACCCTCACCAACATCCAGTACGCCGCGCGGACCAACACCCTCAAGCTCAAGCGCTTCTTCGCCTACAACCGCAACGTGGTGGTACGCGCCGGGCAGGTGCTCGTCGACAGCGACGGGGACGGCCTTCCCGACGAGGATGAGGTGCTGATGGGCACCGACCCCCTGCGCCAGGACACGGACCAGGACGGGTTGATGGACGGTGTCGAGGTTCGCATGGGCCTGGACCCGCTCCAGCCCGACGTCATCAACGGCTGCAACGTGTCCCTGGACGAGGACGGCGACCGGCTCAACACCTGCGAGGAGCGCGTGCTGGGCACCAACGCCTGCATCGGCGACACGGATGGGGATGCGCTCCCGGACCTGGTGGAGGCGCTGGCGATGACGAACCCGCTCATCCCCGAGGACCTGCTCGACACGGACCGCGACGGCATCACCAACGTGGCGGAGGTGGAGGCGCACGGAGACCCGCTCAGCGCCGACCTCGACTTCCACCGCGAGCGCGGCTACGGCTACGAGCTGGTGGAGACCACGCCCACCGTGGATGGCCGCAGCTGCTACCAGGTCCGCGTGGAGAACGTCACCGTCGTCCCCACCCGCGAGCGGCCACACCCCTTCATTCCGGGCGAAGTCATCAAGGCGGGCACCAACGAGGTGTACCTCTACCTCCAGGCCGGCCGGGACAATGATCCACGGGGCGCGGGCATCGGCTCGCTCCTCATCCAGGAAATCCAATACAGCGAAGAGGGGGGCCGCCTGCCGGCGGGCATCATCCCCCTGGAGCCCGACACCTTCATCCCGGGGACCTGAAGCCCTCCCTTGGATGTGGGGTCTAC from Myxococcus xanthus encodes the following:
- a CDS encoding outer membrane beta-barrel domain-containing protein — encoded protein: MRYALLILLLLTPGLVRAQAEALENPGAVSAIQERRFRMHHELLLGVGVLPANAYYKGLVGTVGYTYHFTDTFAWQVGRGTYSYNLQTSLRRQLERDFNTSPNAAAFQDQVQWMVGSDLIWSPLYGKMAFLNESVLHIEAFLLGGGTVVKLDRDGGFRPAVNVGLGLRLFTGKTLSLRLDVTNNTVFTGATRVIQVPLIQFGTAFNFGATE
- a CDS encoding AgmX/PglI C-terminal domain-containing protein, which produces MSGQPSVLQVVILRDGLLVGTEVFVPGTYALGSDPSSDLRLDDPSVEPRHALLYFQNGRAAVQDAGSSTGLFVNGHRVSACEIRPVDEVLCGPFILKTRVLSQKPQEAKPQPPPEVAALLGAAQAPTPFAAPPPQAAAPAAPPPSAAPARQLRPATGVPPLSATMPAARVPQQVAAVPPVHVATQVAFPTPAQPVPAVAVVPPVAQQASVRAAGDHAHGLPQAQPALIPVPGAQQAPVGVPASTVPSVRRRAAPEPAPVANPGMQFADELMADLALDPLPEPTGPLLEEQRTLTRPTHAPRIAPGKGTAQLYLELYWGAVRRDARRFAPDKKKPVQASLDLEGAMPLWGFTLPEGAPFTLAEPLNNAFRLFVPPGTDVEKSSGDGRFTPVTGAALESDGSRRFLTLREGTAARLTQGQMSLVAYAAPKPARVFVNPLKGLPWLTLTCLGLFASAMAAFLVMKPHRQEVADFQQKSLPPVALRLIAPEPKKKEEAKKKLEAIKEQAKKPTKEKVAEKAPPKPVEKTPPPPKQPEQAVAAAAPPQNKALKALAKLSAAGPATNDLLAAVDKLGSGPGSKNVKNSNYKLSGLIGKAPIANAGLGTFGLGGGGKGGGATLGAELLRGKGGGGIGALGAGGVGKGKVGGTVTRATARSIASTQGTVDREAVARVINSNLHEVHGCYERALLKDPGLAGKVVLEWTIGTNGRVVAAKTKSSTLRNASVESCILSKLKSWTFPSPKGGVVIITYPFLFNSVGY
- a CDS encoding MtsA protein, with protein sequence MSRNRRRAVLAVLSVTMVATGVVVHRLRETAAPAPVSAAARPVLSSVGPRLTSNETSQPLSIQGERLVPGLSLALGPPLSLRLPLTVVDDTHAYARLPAGLRLPEDAPQAVVEARLVGADGTESEGSGRLTVVNDAAFTDLTVMVPAPDGRTLFIASPPTDTVFALEVDTGRVSRLATGDGPSALAAWTDSDGRPWLGVTHRYQPELWLYALDALDAAPRVLPAPLGAEGLTVDGRAGVAFVAERVRDQVQALSLADGRVRWSAPVDPNPRALARWKDLLAVGSLQTGQLELLRQEDGALVAAVAPGPGVSIVGGNTERFREQVMGGKAPRFLVASERLGHVFMSSLGPNVGPNPQRMEVSANSGVSVVEPSRGTYVRHRGFGAGGTEGLALDDGAGLLYAADVGLGLVRVLDARALVSGDAPARRAVLQEVTVAPPEGTPRIRPPEDFGVRGRAGEALHSGPSALALSPDARTLYVLNRFTRTVAVVDVREAKAGKTRVVRQLPVETSRAQAKRRLGQVLYYADLGRTGITCDGCHIEGHTGGIFYEKTQPNRIYRSTTLRGSRDTPPYFTPASHISLVDTVRFVGARNRFRNPDPSPSEVEALALFNALIVTPPNPHRGEDGAPLETVALPDGRVGRPARGRALFEGKGACATCHPAPLYTLDQDLATRGRYLEVGTPVALPLRLEQQDLVPGAATPSLVGAWDVWPLLTSATAGYGVKDNRLVVETRFALRALLETSGPQHGDARALTPEECDDLLAFLLTL
- a CDS encoding thrombospondin type 3 repeat-containing protein, which produces MRALTRSVWLIPVLLLSCSDAGLYALNGRGPGGKDRASFAGTVCVPLAGGEAFPTKVIFALQGGEGVEREVVGYATEALSTLSSRFSGPFVHFGLVAYHTVATGLLGSFSDASDFQAALPRYATYQESGPVSVRAALRLAKTLLSGDMQTSCRGEVARTRYVIVVVVRSQDTSCANPAFNVGLDSRCSALGNTSACSQCELTAVTGEIKALASQFSAGEVVVQPIYVRGETPDPITRQHVAAIANAGGTEPLETDAAGLSGTLTNIQYAARTNTLKLKRFFAYNRNVVVRAGQVLVDSDGDGLPDEDEVLMGTDPLRQDTDQDGLMDGVEVRMGLDPLQPDVINGCNVSLDEDGDRLNTCEERVLGTNACIGDTDGDALPDLVEALAMTNPLIPEDLLDTDRDGITNVAEVEAHGDPLSADLDFHRERGYGYELVETTPTVDGRSCYQVRVENVTVVPTRERPHPFIPGEVIKAGTNEVYLYLQAGRDNDPRGAGIGSLLIQEIQYSEEGGRLPAGIIPLEPDTFIPGT